The following coding sequences lie in one Glycine soja cultivar W05 chromosome 16, ASM419377v2, whole genome shotgun sequence genomic window:
- the LOC114389265 gene encoding uncharacterized protein LOC114389265 yields the protein MTSVKEEQPQLKLLSKKELPELSKFCISDDGGTKCNTLCSIGEESSVMQQNSVKETNLPNDNGIFPNIESNLNKQQHNDVNALYGDGENTEESLQMFDAKAGEQNEENNMSLQSRIQEAQSDSNAAKQVEHPDQKGDFSDDLVNAIKRIESRILAFQLCSNLSGSTKNSAGLHTTHEAANSDCPVIKRNNGASGSQMNSGKSLLDGRRLVNQKTCNESSKGENSISSNALVEPFCAVNGSLSQSQMANQNRWHHNGAESAKSIDIPQQIGTKQASVGEWLRSRNRIQNSVQNIAMIDRVKSLKRLVSGDAYFGSQASECIQGLRVPLNQDEHTKKHSMLVSKTNRESMVRLNPVAWSKTDQNRKEKGSESSYAQKLAGSEALISGREKPPLHQMVMKPTLLDQRSSKIKVSSHEHRDSRVLDRRITHKTGHLEPRKTRVLPQDHKLEEANSNSDSFRLSSWQGSANSSSDSEDYSLPDGTQYPSSAMMVDSAYEGSSEESNNSYLKKEGGTSRRFGSFKPYRHHRERNPKETVGRLRRLKNKLGLIFHHHHHHHHYHHHDDDVHGHRHTMWNQLQNVFHHKVKHGVTTNKVDKTRRGAVARVLPQRNHVGQFHRLAEGVLRHIRHSKKPNPFKLDGMKQLRNGHSQKKLRWWQNLRPHRRVRLKKKGRVKMGFMSQKSLKNY from the coding sequence ATGACTTCAGTGAAGGAAGAGCAGCCTCAGTTGAAATTACTATCAAAGAAAGAACTGCCAGAGCTGTCGAAGTTTTGCATCTCTGATGATGGAGGAACAAAATGTAACACACTATGCAGCATAGGTGAGGAAAGCAGTGTGATGCAACAGAATTCAGTCAAGGAAACAAATCTACCTAATGACAATGGCATTTTTCCCAACATAGAGAGTAATCTTAACAAGCAACAGCATAATGATGTAAATGCTTTATATGGCGATGGTGAGAACACAGAAGAATCATTACAAATGTTTGATGCAAAAGCTGGTGAGCAAAATGAAGAGAATAATATGTCATTGCAGAGTAGAATTCAAGAAGCTCAAAGTGATTCTAATGCTGCCAAACAGGTTGAACATCCGGATCAAAAGGGTGATTTCTCTGATGATTTGGTTAATGCAATCAAAAGAATTGAGTCCCGGATTTTGGCTTTCCAACTTTGTTCAAATTTAAGTGGTTCCACTAAGAACAGTGCAGGTCTTCATACTACACATGAGGCAGCAAATTCAGACTGTCCTGTAATAAAGAGAAACAATGGGGCTTCAGGAAGTCAGATGAATAGTGGAAAGTCCCTCTTGGATGGACGTAGGTTGGTGAATCAGAAGACATGTAATGAAAGTTCTAAGGGTGAAAATTCTATTTCATCAAATGCATTAGTGGAACCCTTTTGTGCTGTAAATGGATCATTGAGTCAGAGTCAGATGGCAAATCAGAATCGTTGGCATCATAATGGTGCAGAATCTGCAAAGAGCATTGATATACCACAGCAGATTGGTACCAAGCAGGCATCGGTAGGAGAGTGGTTGAGAAGTCGGAATAGGATTCAAAATTCAGTACAAAACATAGCTATGATAGATAGAGTTAAGTCACTGAAAAGGTTAGTTAGCGGTGATGCCTATTTTGGGAGTCAAGCTAGTGAGTGTATTCAAGGTTTGAGGGTCCCTTTGAATCAAGATGAGCATACTAAGAAGCACTCTATGTTAGTAAGTAAAACAAACAGGGAAAGTATGGTCCGTTTAAATCCAGTGGCTTGGTCAAAGACTGATCAGAATCGGAAGGAAAAGGGTTCTGAATCTTCCTATGCACAGAAGTTAGCAGGATCAGAGGCCCTTATTTCAGGGAGAGAAAAGCCACCACTTCATCAGATGGTAATGAAGCCAACTCTATTGGACCAGAGATCCAGTAAGATTAAGGTAAGTTCCCATGAACACAGAGACTCTCGAGTTTTGGACAGAAGAATAACTCATAAGACTGGCCATCTTGAACCACGGAAGACAAGGGTTCTACCACAAGATCATAAACTGGAGGAGGCAAACTCAAACTCTGACTCTTTTCGCTTGAGTTCTTGGCAAGGCAGTGCCAATAGTAGTAGTGACTCTGAGGACTACTCTTTGCCAGATGGAACACAGTATCCCTCATCCGCAATGATGGTGGATTCAGCATATGAGGGAAGTTCAGAAGAGAGCAACAACTCATATCTCAAGAAGGAAGGTGGTACTTCTCGTAGATTTGGCAGTTTCAAACCATATAGACATCACCGCGAAAGAAATCCTAAGGAAACAGTTGGAAGACTAAGGAGGCTGAAAAATAAGTTAGGACTAATctttcaccaccaccaccaccatcaccattACCATcatcatgatgatgatgttcATGGTCATAGACATACTATGTGGAATCAGTTGCAGAATGTCTTCCACCATAAAGTCAAGCATGGGGTGACAACAAATAAAGTAGACAAGACAAGGAGAGGGGCTGTTGCAAGAGTGTTGCCTCAGAGAAACCATGTCGGGCAGTTTCATAGACTTGCGGAAGGGGTCCTGAGACACATCCGGCATTCAAAGAAACCAAATCCTTTCAAGCTTGATGGGATGAAACAGTTAAGGAATGGACATTCTCAGAAGAAGCTGCGTTGGTGGCAAAACCTTCGACCGCACCGGAGAGTGAGGCTGAAAAAGAAAGGCCGAGTTAAAATGGGGTTTAtgagccaaaaatcactaaagaaCTATTGA